A single genomic interval of Eleutherodactylus coqui strain aEleCoq1 chromosome 3, aEleCoq1.hap1, whole genome shotgun sequence harbors:
- the LOC136621924 gene encoding fucose-1-phosphate guanylyltransferase isoform X1 produces MCDPGAGGLLGESRRRLAQYSGLRGREAQPGEFWDVVVITAADRQQERAYQRQIADKVARKELPLGVRYHVFSDPPGPKIGNGGSTLYALRCLQRLYPRELDSYTVILIHAGGFSQRLPNASALGKIFTALPFGDPLYQMLDLKLAIYIDFPSNMNPGVLVTCADDIELYSTDGLAVAFNRPGITALAHPSPLETGTTHGVFVLEDASSDYKDLEYRTCRSYLHKPSVDKMRKTGAVTLNPKIVGLSRTQSDVSTSELVYTDSLFYMDHGTVKILLQFYEDLGVINCEIDAYGDFLQALGPDATLDYTEDTANVSKVESQLTAVRRKIYFLLRGTEFSVIVLNNSKFYHIGTLQEYLYHLTSDTSLQAELGLQSKVFSIVPDQDENLSQKACVIQSLLDAKCKVSPHTVIEYSKLGPDVSVGECCVISGSCISIRCVIPDKSFVSSLSLMIDGQVMYATIMFGIEDNLKKNVGSLSDVNSLQIFGTSLLQSLELWGIRVSEELFSGDQKSLSLWNARIFPCYATLQESVWASVEMLKAINSKSAADLGDARRLSIEEMLAYKNINEMLSFRQVLYDEIQTLLQVGVTSVI; encoded by the exons GTAGAGAAGCGCAGCCTGGGGAATTCTGGGATGTGGTTGTGATTACCGCGGCCGACAGACAACAGGAGCGGGCTTATCAGCGGCAGATAGCTGATAAAGTGGCGAGGAAAGAACTTCCTCTCGGAGTTCGTTATCACGTTTTCTCTGATCCACCGGGACCAAAAATAG GAAACGGCGGCTCGACCCTGTACGCCCTGCGCTGCCTGCAGCGGCTGTATCCACGGGAATTGGATTCCTATACGGTGATCCTGATCCATGCCG gTGGCTTCAGTCAACGATTACCGAATGCAAGTGCGCTGGGCAAGATATTTACAGCTTTACCGTTCGGTGATCCGCTTTATCAAATGCTAGACCTCAAACTGGCCATTTACATAGATTTCCCCTCCAACATGAATCCCGGTGTATTGGTGACCTGCGCAGACGACATCGAACTCTACAGCACCGATGGTTTGGCAGTCGCCTTCAACAGACCAGGCATTACCGCTCTAGCTCACCCGTCACCGCTGGAAACGGGGACGACGCACGGGGTGTTTGTGCTGGAGGATGCCTCGTCTGACTATAAAGACTTAGAATACAGAACGTGCCGATCTTACCTTCACAAGCCCAGCGTTGATAAAATGCGTAAGACGGGGGCGGTAACCCTTAACCCAAAGATCGTTGGTCTTTCGAGAACCCAATCAGATGTCTCCACATCGGAGCTGGTTTATACGGACAGCTTGTTTTACATGGATCACGGCACTGTGAAGATCCTGCTCCAGTTCTATGAAGACTTAGGGGTCATTAACTGCGAGATTGACGCCTACGGGGATTTTTTGCAAGCCTTGGGACCCGACGCAACTTTGGACTACACAGAAGACACGGCCAACGTCTCGAAAGTGGAATCCCAGCTGACGGCAGTGAGAAGAAAAATCTACTTTCTCCTTAGAGGGACGGAATTTTCTGTCATAGTTTTAAATAACTCGAAATTCTATCACATCGGGACCTTGCAGGAATACTTATATCATCTCACTTCTGATACTTCCCTCCAGGCAGAACTTGGATTACAGTCGAAAGTTTTTAGCATCGTTCCGGATCAAGATGAAAATTTGAGTCAAAAAGCCTGTGTCATTCAAAGCCTATTAGATGCAAAATGCAAAGTTTCACCTCACACAGTCATTGAATATTCCAAGCTGGGCCCTGATGTGTCCGTGGGGGAATGCTGTGTTATCAGCGGCTCATGCATAAGTATTAGATGTGTCATCCCAGACAAATCTTTCGTGAGTTCATTAAGTCTGATGATTGATGGCCAAGTAATGTATGCAACCATCATGTTTGGGATTGAGGATAACTTAAAGAAGAACGTGGGTTCCTTGTCGGATGTGAACTCGCTTCAGATATTTGGAACGAGCCTCCTGCAGAGTCTGGAGCTGTGGGGCATCCGAGTTTCTGAAGAGCTTTTCTCCGGTGACCAAAAGTCTTTGAGTTTATGGAACGCCCGTATTTTCCCGTGTTATGCAACGCTGCAGGAATCTGTCTGGGCCTCCGTGGAGATGCTGAAGGCTATAAACAGCAAGTCGGCGGCAGATCTGGGAGACGCCAGAAGGCTTTCCATCGAGGAGATGTTGGCATACAAAAACATCAATGAAATGTTGAGTTTTCGACAAGTTCTTTATGACGAAATCCAGACTCTACTGCAAGTAGGAGTTACATCTGTTATTTAG